GCTCACGCATCGCAGAGAAATTGCCATTCGGGCGAATGGTTGCCTCATGCATGTACAGCCCGCGGTCGATCTCGATCTGGATGGCGTGTTGGCGCCGCGACGGGCGGCCATAGGCCTGGGTCACATAGGCGCCGGCAAAGGGGGTATTGCGCACCACATGCAGCCCGGCGGCGGTAAAGGCGGCCTCGACCCGATCCACGATCTCGGGTGAGGCAGAGGCCCCGAACCGGTCGCCCAACACCACATCCGGCTTGCCGGCCGCCTTGCCCACGCTGTTTTCCAGGGCCTCTCGTGGCATCGAATGACAGTCGATCAGAATCGCCTGACCAAAGGCCGCATGCGCCTCGTTCAATAGATGCTGGAGCCGGGCATGATAAGGGTGCCAGATCGCCTGCAGGCGCTGCTCTGCCTCGGCCCGGCTCAGCTTGCCGCGATAAATGGCCCGCCCGCCCGCCACGACACGGGGGATCACCCCAAGGCCCGAGGCAACACGCGGATTGTGCCCGCCCTTGCGTACCCCTTCGATCAGGGCCGGATCCAACTCCTCGCAGCTGCGGTTCAGGTCGAGATAGGCCCGCGGCGCCGCCGCCCGCAAAAGCGGCGCCCCGAACTCGGGGGCGCAATCGAACAGCTGATCGACAAAGGCATCCTCGGAAGAGCGAATCGCATGGTCATCCAGCACCGTCTGCGCCAGAAACGGCGGATCATAGCGCGCGCCGCTATGGGGCGAGGCAAAAACCACGCTCGAGGTGCGTGCGGCGGGCAAGGTCAGATGATAAGCGGTGTTGGTCATACGGCCTCCGGGATCAACAAAATCATAGACCGGAAAATAGTTCGATCAAAAGCCCTTGATCCCCCCGCCGACTCCTTTTATAGACCCCGCTTACCGGCGCGGGCTACCGCGCCCCATTACGTTCTGGGGCAGGCGCGCGACGGCAATCATGGGCGGTTAGCTCAGTGGTAGAGCACTACGTTGACATCGTAGGGGTCACAAGTTCGAACCTTGTACCGCCCACCATGATTTCAAGCCTCTGGTCACACAGAGGACCCGCGTAACCCAGGCGCTGGCCCGCGCCGCAGGAATTGGAGACGACCATGAAGGTCAGGAACTCGCTCCGCTCGCTCAAGTCCCGCCACCGGGACTGCCGCGTCGTGCGTCGCAAAGGCCGCGTCTACGTGATCAACAAGACGCAGCGCAAGTTCAAAGCCCGCCAGGGTTGAGAACAGCAGCAAAACTTTCGAAAAACCGCGCCCCAGGGCGCGGTTTTTTGTTGCCCCTGTCATAGATCTGCCACCTTTCCGAACAACTCTCGGGCGAGAGAGATTTTGAACGGATGGGATATGGTTGTACGATTTCTGGTGTTTGCGCTGGCGCTGATTTGCGGCCAGTCCCTGCTGGCCGCGCCCTCGGCCGAAACGATCCGCGCATCGCTGCTGGCGCATGACTTTGACATGCTTACCGCAGACCTGGAGGCCAGCCAGGCCGCCTTCGATGCTGGCGACATCTCGGATGAAGATCTGCGGCGGCTGTTCGAGGTGTTCACCTCATCAAGCCCCGATGTCATCGAAGCGGTTGCCGAATGGGAGCGCAAGTCTCCGGACCTGCCCTATGCCACGACCGCGCGCGGCTGGAGCCTGTACATAACCGCATCGCGGATACGCGGCGAGGATTTTGCCCGCGACCCCTATCCCGAGGCGCTGCGGCTGCACCGCGAGATGCTGGAGCGGGCTTTTCTTCTGGCCATGCGGGCCTATGGCATGGACC
The window above is part of the Ruegeria pomeroyi DSS-3 genome. Proteins encoded here:
- a CDS encoding N-formylglutamate amidohydrolase → MTNTAYHLTLPAARTSSVVFASPHSGARYDPPFLAQTVLDDHAIRSSEDAFVDQLFDCAPEFGAPLLRAAAPRAYLDLNRSCEELDPALIEGVRKGGHNPRVASGLGVIPRVVAGGRAIYRGKLSRAEAEQRLQAIWHPYHARLQHLLNEAHAAFGQAILIDCHSMPREALENSVGKAAGKPDVVLGDRFGASASPEIVDRVEAAFTAAGLHVVRNTPFAGAYVTQAYGRPSRRQHAIQIEIDRGLYMHEATIRPNGNFSAMRELLRDVVAEICGFASLPLRLAAE
- the ykgO gene encoding type B 50S ribosomal protein L36, with product MKVRNSLRSLKSRHRDCRVVRRKGRVYVINKTQRKFKARQG